DNA from Xanthomonas hyacinthi:
GCACACCTTCCACGCAACGCTTGGCGTAGGCGAGCAGGCTGTCCCTGTCCCGCAAGCGGATGAGCTGGGTAAACAGTTCCAGGTCTCCGCCAAGGTTGAACACGTTCGCATCCGAGGCCAATACGAAGTGCCGCAGTTGCCCGCGCTGTAGCGCATTGCCGCCGCTCAGGGTGATGGCATCGGTCAAGCTCCACATGTCGTCGAGCAGATCGTCCCTGAAGCACGGGCGGGAGCCATTGGCCGCATCGTTGTGCATGAACATCCAATACGCGTTGCCATCGGCGCTCGACTCGACGCGGATGGTGGGGAAGCTGGGGTTGAAGAAGCGTTTGTCAACGTTCATGGGATTTCCTCGGTGTTTTGGTTGGCAGCGAAACGGCGTGCGCAGCGCCGGGAGGCGGCGTGCGAGCCGATGCTACACCTACGTAAACAGAGGGCTGATGGCGCCGCAGACGCGGAAATTCGCGTCTGTGCGGCGCGCGTGGCTGGCTGGAGCCACGCGTCTTGGCGGCAGGGCCGCGAAGTCGAGGGGGCAGTGTGTTGCCTCCGCCCGCCGCGCGGTGTGGACCCGGAGTTCACGCCAACGGCGGTCTAGGGCGTGTCATCAATTAAGCAGGATGACAGAGGCGATCCAGTAAATCGCGCCGAGGAAGTTGCCGGCGGTCTTGTCGTATCGGGTGGCAATGGCCCGGTACTGCTTGAGTTTGGCAAAGAAGTTCTCGATCAGGTGTCGATCCTTGTACAGCACCCGGTCGTAGTCGCGCTGCACTTTGCGCGTTGGATGGGAGGGGATGACAATCTGCGTCCCCTGCCGCTGCATCGGCTCGATGACACGTGCCCTGGCATCGTAGGCGCGGTCAGCGAGCAGGGCGCCGACCGACAGTTGCGGCAGCAACGCATCTGCACCTTCCAGATCCGACGCCTGGCCTGCGGTCAGATGAAACGCCACCGGATTGCCCAGTGCATCGACCACGGCGTGGATCTTGCTGCTTAGCCCGCCTCGGCTGCGTCCGATGGCCTGCGGCGCCCCCCTTTTGCCCCGGCGCTGTGCTGATGCGCCCGGACGATGGTGCTGTCGATCATCGCGTACTCATTGTCCGCCTCCTCTGACAGGGCGTGGAACACGCGTTGCCAGACGCCGGACCGGCTCCAGCGGCTATGCCGCAGGTGGATCACGCGGAAGTCGCCGAAGCGCTCAGGCAGATCCCGCCAGGGGATGCCGGCTCGGTAGCGGTAGAGCACGGCTTCGACAAACAGCCGGTTGTCCTTGGCGGTCACACCCACATGGCCGGCTCGGCCGGGGAGCAGGTCACGGATGCGATCCCACTGATCGTCTCGCAGGGCGTAGCGGCGTGCCATTGCAGGGGTGTGCAGGAAAGAAAGGGGCAACAAGCATCGCCTATCCGAACAATTGATGACAATCCCTAGGCCGGCGGCTGGCTGTCGCGCAATTCCCGCCGCAGGATCTTGCCGACGTTGGTCTTGGGCAGTTCCTTGCGGAACTCGACGATGCGCGGGTGCTTGTAGCCGGTCAGGTTGGCGCGGGCATGCGCCTTGACGTCCTCGGCGGTGAGGTTGGGGTCCTTCTTGACGATGACCACCTTGACCGCCTCGCCGGATTTCTCGTCCGGCACCCCGACCGCGGCCACTTCCAGCACGCCGGGCATCATCGCGATCACGTCCTCGACCTCGTTCGGGTACACGTTGAAGCCCGAGACCAGGATCATGTCCTTCTTGCGGTCGACGATGTAGAAGAAGCCCTGCGGATCCATCCGCGCCATGTCGCCGGTGTGCAGCCAGCCGTCGGCATCGATCGCGCCGGTGGTTTCCTCGGGACGGCGCCAGTAGCCCTTCATCACCTGCGGCCCCTTGATGCACAGCTCGCCGACCTCGCCGGGCGCCAGGGTCTGGCCCTGGTCGTCCTTGACGCAGGCGTCGGTGGACGGAATCGGCAGGCCGATGGAGCCGTTGTACTCCTTCAGCGTCAGCGGGTTGATGCAGGCGGCCGGCGAGGTCTCGGTCAGGCCGTAGGCCTCGACCAGGGTCACCCCGGTCACCTGCTTCCAGCGTTCGGCCACGGCGCGCTGCACCGCCATGCCGCCGCCCAGGGTGAACTTCAGCGCCGAGAAATCCACCTGCTCGAAGCCGGGCGTGTTGAGCAGGCCGTTGAACAGCGTGTTGACCCCGGTGAAGGCGGTGAAGCGGGTCTTCTTCAGTTCCTTGACGAAGCCGGGCATGTCGCGCGGGTTGCTGATCAGGTGGTTGAGGCCGCCGAGCTTCATGAACACCAGGCCGTTCGCGGTCAGCGCGAAGATGTGGTACAGCGGCAGCGCGGTGATGATGACTTCCTTGCCTTCCTCCAGCTTGCCGGTCGCCGCCAGCCAGGCGCCGGCCTGCAGCATGTTCGCGACCAGGTTGCGATGGGTCAGCATCGCGCCCTTGGCCACCCCGGTGGTGCCGCCGGTGTATTGCAGGAAGGCGATGTCGTCGGGTTCGATGTCCAGCTGCGGCAGGGTATGCAGGCGGCCCAAGGTGAGCGTGTCGCGGAAGCGCACCGCGTTGGGGATGTCGTAGTCGGGGACCAGCTTCTTGACGTACTTCAGCACGAAGTTGACCAGCGCGCCCTTCGGGAAGCCGAGCATGTCGCCCAGGCCGGTGGTGATGACCTGCTTGAGCGGGGTGTCGGCCAGGACCTCCTGCACGGTCTTGCCGAAGTTGTCGATCACCACGATCGCGCTGGCGCCGGAATCGATCAGCTGGTGGCGCAGTTCGCGCGGCGTGTACAGCGGATTGACGTTGACCACGGTCATGCCGGCCAGCAGCACGCCGAAGGTGGCGATCGGGTACTGCAGGCAGTTGGGCATCATCAGCGCGACGCGGTCGCCCTTCCTGAGCTGCAACTCGCCCAGCAGGTAGGCGGCGAAGTGCCGGGCCAGTTCGCCGGCTTCGCGGTAGGTCAGGGTCTTGCCGAAGTTGCGGTAGGCCGGACGGTCGCCGAACTTGGCGACGGAGGTTTCGAACACCGCGGCGACGGATCGGTACTCATCGACATCGACCTCGGCGGGAATGATGGCCGGATAACTCTGCAACCACGGACGTTCCTGACTCATGTACTCCTCCCCCCTCGTGTGGAATGCTGCCGCATGCCGAGGCAACGCTGCGGCGTGGCGAGTGGCAGGATACCGTTCCGCATGGGAAAGGCGAAACCGAGAGGAAATCCGATGCGACAGGCGTGAGCATGGGGATGGGCATGCGTGCTGCTGCTGGCCGTGCCCGGCTGCCAGCGCGATTCGGCGCAACAGCGGCTGCGCAAGGATATCGCGGCCATGCAGGAGGCGGTGGAGGAACATCGCCTGCGCGATGCGATGGCCATGGTGGCCGACGATTTCGCGGGCGAGGCGGGGATGGATCGCGCTGCGCTGCACAACCTGGTGTGCGCGCAATTCCTGGCCAATGGCCGGATCGGCGCGAACACCGGGCCACTGTCGATCCAGCTGCGGGGCGACGACGCCACGGTGCGTTTCGATGCGCTGGTCAGCGGTGGCGATGGCCGTCTTGTGCCGGAGCGGATGCAGCGCTATGCCGTGGTCGCCGGCTGGCGCGCGCAGGATGGCCGCTGGCGGTTGCGGCATGCGCAATGGAGCGTGGCGCCGTAGCGTCGCAAATCGCGCGAGCGCCCAAAGGCAATGGCCACGTTCGGAAAACGGGGCGCCTTCAATCTATCGGTCTGGCGGGAAAGCCCCGTCCTTGGAAACGCGATGCCGATGCGCAAGCGGCGCCCGCGAACGGCAATACGCGCCTGCGCGAGCGCGAGCGCGCCGCGCAGGACGCCGCGTGCCGCCGCGGCCTCAGGCCGCCTTGCGCGCCGCCAGCTGGCGCAGCACGTACTGCAGCAGGCCGCCGTGCTTGAAGTACTCCACTTCCTTCGGCGTCAGCAGCAGCACCTTGACCTGGAACTGCTTGACGCTGCCGTCGGCCTTCTTCGCATCCACGGTGGCGCGCTTGCTGGCGCCATCCTGCAGCCCGGTGATGGCGAATACTTCCGAGCCGTCCAGGCCCAGCGTCTGCGCGTTCTCGTTGTCCAGGAACTGCAGCGGCAGCACGCCCATGCCGACCAGGTTGGAGCGGTGGATGCGCTCGAAGCTCTCGGCGATCACCGCCTTGACCCCGAGCAGGTTGGTGCCCTTGGCCGCCCAGTCGCGCGAGGAGCCGGTGCCGTATTCCTTGCCGGCGATCACCACCAGCGGCACGCCGTCGGCCTTGTACTTCAGCGCCGCGTCGTAGATCGCCAGCTTCTGCGGCTGCGCGCCGTCGGGTGCGCGGTACAGCGTGTTGCCGCCTTCCTCGCCGCCGAACATCAGGTTCTTGATGCGGATGTTGGCGAAGGTGCCGCGCACCATCACGTCGTCGTTGCCGCGGCGGCTGCCGTAGCTGTTGAAGTCGGCCGGCTGCACGCCGCGTTCCTGCAGGAAGCGGCCCGCCGGCGAGTCCTTCTTGATGTTGCCGGCCGGGGAGATGTGGTCGGTGGTGATCGAGTCGCCGAACAGGCCGAGCACGCGCGCGCCGTGCACGTCGTCGATGTTGCCGACCTGCATGGTCATGCCGTCGAAGTAGGGCGGGTTCTTGATGTAGGTGGAGGCGTCGTCCCAGGCGTACAGCTCGCCGTCGGGCGAGGCGAT
Protein-coding regions in this window:
- a CDS encoding long-chain fatty acid--CoA ligase — translated: MSQERPWLQSYPAIIPAEVDVDEYRSVAAVFETSVAKFGDRPAYRNFGKTLTYREAGELARHFAAYLLGELQLRKGDRVALMMPNCLQYPIATFGVLLAGMTVVNVNPLYTPRELRHQLIDSGASAIVVIDNFGKTVQEVLADTPLKQVITTGLGDMLGFPKGALVNFVLKYVKKLVPDYDIPNAVRFRDTLTLGRLHTLPQLDIEPDDIAFLQYTGGTTGVAKGAMLTHRNLVANMLQAGAWLAATGKLEEGKEVIITALPLYHIFALTANGLVFMKLGGLNHLISNPRDMPGFVKELKKTRFTAFTGVNTLFNGLLNTPGFEQVDFSALKFTLGGGMAVQRAVAERWKQVTGVTLVEAYGLTETSPAACINPLTLKEYNGSIGLPIPSTDACVKDDQGQTLAPGEVGELCIKGPQVMKGYWRRPEETTGAIDADGWLHTGDMARMDPQGFFYIVDRKKDMILVSGFNVYPNEVEDVIAMMPGVLEVAAVGVPDEKSGEAVKVVIVKKDPNLTAEDVKAHARANLTGYKHPRIVEFRKELPKTNVGKILRRELRDSQPPA